The nucleotide window TTTATTTCAATTTTTTTGTTATACAAAAATTCATTCATGTCGAGTTCTCCAGAATTATATTTTTAGGAATTCTTAGATTACTCAATTCATCTAATGAATTTTGCGAGAATACCACTAGCCTTATTGGTCTGGCACCGGGTGCAAGATCTAAAACACTTATATCCTTTACGCACTTAATCCCAATCCCAGGTATCGAATTATCCAATTTCAATATCTCACAGTCACTGTTACCAACAACTATCAATGCACTTTTTCCAACTCGGTTAGGACGGCCTCTCCTCTTGGCCTTCCCAGAACGCTTCTTAATGGATTGTTCAACTCTTTTAACGTCTTCTTCCAATCCTAGTAGACGTAAAACGTCAAGCAAATTTTTGGTTTTTCCCACATCTTCCAAATCGTTGGTTACTACAATTGGAAAAGATTTTAACCCTTCTATTAGGTGACCTCTGTTGATTATTAGTTCGCTTTGACGGGTTGACGATAGAGCAGAGAGAAGAGCTATAGTGTTTTCCTTTTTGTTTAGTTTTTTATGAGTGACCTTCCAAGATTCGGGTGGATGAGCGAGCCGGCCTTTTCTCACACCAGCTACTCCGGCTGCTTGGCCTGCACGAGAAAATCCTTCACCTTTTGCTCTTGCAAGACGGGCGATACCTAAACCTGTATTCCTAGATTCGGCACTCACAATTTCCCCAGCAGCTGGATACCTACCCTGTTTCTGGAAACGGTGAGAATACAAATTAACGAATGCTTTTTTAATAATCTCAGGACGATATGGAAAATTAAACAATGGAGGTAGATCTACATCTTCGGTTTGATTACCCGTTAAGTCGAATAGTTTAGTCTTCATCTATACAATTACCTCCAATACCTTGGGTTCACTTATTTTTGATTGTTTGCTCCTTATAGGTTGTCTCAACTTAATTAATCTCTTCGGTACTCCTGGTATAGTTCCTCTAACTATCATATAATCTCCATCTACTAACCCAAAATGTTTGAACCCACCTTTTGGATTGATATTTACCAATTCGGTATTATCGGAATTTGACATAACTAGGATCCTTTTGTTATATTCGGTGCGCTGGTGAAACCCTCTTTGTCCTTGTCTTGCCACAGTATACATTACCACTGCCGGTGAAATAGGACCTAACGTTCCAACAGCTCGAACACTTTTCCTTGATTTGTGTTGTTTTCTCTTAACACCAAATCTCGTGATTGGACCTTCAACACCCTTACCTCTAGTAATCCCATGAACATCGATATTCTGTCCTGTTTTGAAAACATCGGTTACTCTAACTTCTTGACCTAGTTTAGACTTTAAGAATTCAAACTTGGTCGGATTATCACCACCAGATACTGGAATTTCATATATAAACGGAACTTTTTGCGATATTCCAATTTTATTAGGAAACACCGCAACTACAGCGTTTAAGTGTTTTACAGATCCGATCAATCCTTCAGCTTTTTTTAATCCATCCTCTGAATACTTGGTTTTGTACTTTGAAGATAAATCTTTAATGCTTTCTTTAGAATACACATCGAACAATGCATGCTTACCGTATCCATCTTCGGAATAACCTCTAATTCCAACTATTTTTAAAGGCGGTAAAGATATCACTGTAGAATGATTCATTAATGGTTTACCATAATTTGGAGTCTTCTCCTTATCATCAATTGTCATTACCTGAATTTGA belongs to Candidatus Nitrosocosmicus arcticus and includes:
- the rplD gene encoding 50S ribosomal protein L4, which produces MKTKLFDLTGNQTEDVDLPPLFNFPYRPEIIKKAFVNLYSHRFQKQGRYPAAGEIVSAESRNTGLGIARLARAKGEGFSRAGQAAGVAGVRKGRLAHPPESWKVTHKKLNKKENTIALLSALSSTRQSELIINRGHLIEGLKSFPIVVTNDLEDVGKTKNLLDVLRLLGLEEDVKRVEQSIKKRSGKAKRRGRPNRVGKSALIVVGNSDCEILKLDNSIPGIGIKCVKDISVLDLAPGARPIRLVVFSQNSLDELSNLRIPKNIILENST
- a CDS encoding 50S ribosomal protein L3, which translates into the protein MGHRKYSAPRRGSIAFRPRARAQSLEARIRTWPENFSRDNVGLVGFAGFKVGQIQVMTIDDKEKTPNYGKPLMNHSTVISLPPLKIVGIRGYSEDGYGKHALFDVYSKESIKDLSSKYKTKYSEDGLKKAEGLIGSVKHLNAVVAVFPNKIGISQKVPFIYEIPVSGGDNPTKFEFLKSKLGQEVRVTDVFKTGQNIDVHGITRGKGVEGPITRFGVKRKQHKSRKSVRAVGTLGPISPAVVMYTVARQGQRGFHQRTEYNKRILVMSNSDNTELVNINPKGGFKHFGLVDGDYMIVRGTIPGVPKRLIKLRQPIRSKQSKISEPKVLEVIV